One stretch of Solenopsis invicta isolate M01_SB chromosome 16, UNIL_Sinv_3.0, whole genome shotgun sequence DNA includes these proteins:
- the LOC105203066 gene encoding atrial natriuretic peptide receptor 1 isoform X3 codes for MRELPGRSVRGGAGPGGIKRRRSNRRINVTTFANYNSAASYRYPSCSGARAPGLAADMHFRDNVIAFIGPACAFALEPVARLAAYWNTPIITGMGDQPPSQGELSVTSGILGRIHKWKNETGIFKDKSKYPTLTRMSYCQCRLRLVFASVFKEFGWSHVALILDRSDLFSLTVGKNLEYGLRKDGLLKFVRELDGNSEDESYHLYLRDASMYARIVILSVRGTLVRKFMLAAHELGMTRGDWAFLDVEIFHGSYWGDHDWEVGDEDDANARKAYEALLRVSLLQPTSPRFQGFADRVRHRAQTDYNYTFLEGEEVNFFVGAFYDGVYLLGIALNETLAKGGDIRDGISITRRMWDRNFMGITGHVRIDDNGDRDADYSILDLDPITGRFEVVSHYLGLNREYNPVPGKRIHWPGGREGPPPDIPECGFLGNDPDCTSRRDAYTFVAYTGIALAVFLLAAITAACLLYRHLRLSADLNNMSWRVRPEELLLEVGKQFSSKINLHQAMSDANNYGLEQRIRRGSQISCESLPPTTVFTTIGIYKGERVAIKKITKKKVVDVTKKLLWEIKQVRDVASENTVRFIGACLCSPSPTVLILTEYCPRGSLKDVLENEAIKLDWNFRMSLIHDIAKGMSYLHASEVSAHGKLRSCNCLIDGRFVLKISDFGLKTLTTPSDLIMDESYYTKLLWIAPELVPLTVTPGSAATQKGDVYSFAIILEEIVVRGGPYEVARTFMTAQEIVNRVSASENPPLRPEVAPKDCPPDILSLMERCWHEVPDERPSFHAIRGTIRGIMKGYCENLMDDLLRRMEQYANNLEALVEEKTEQLSLEKRRSEELLYQVLPRQVAGQLMAGEMVQPEQFECVTIYFSDIVGFTALCAQSTPMEVVDFLNDLYSTFDSIIGFYDVYKVETIGDAYMVASGLPERNGDEHAREIGLMALAILDAVRSFTIMHKQNTQLSVRIGVHSGPVCAGVVGQRMPHYCLFGDTVNTASRMESSGLPLRIHVSEAAKNILDKFGTFDLELRGEVELKGKGRVISYWLTGCSEPDSRLAVPRYRRLSSSLPENNLNPLIFPPNNTNGPKTSNNTFINLAEL; via the exons TTATCCGTCCTGCAGCGGGGCGAGAGCACCCGGTTTAGCGGCGGACATGCACTTCCGGGACAACGTGATCGCATTCATCGGGCCGGCCTGCGCCTTCGCCCTGGAACCGGTGGCACGTCTCGCGGCCTACTGGAATACTCCAATTATCACTGGCATGGGTGATCAA CCTCCCTCGCAGGGCGAACTGTCAGTCACATCTGGCATTCTTGGAAGGATCCATAAATGGAAGAACGAAACG GGAATTTTTAAAGACAAAAGCAAGTATCCCACTTTAACGAGGATGTCGTACTGCCAGTGCCGATTGCGACTCGTCTTCGCCAGCGTGTTCAAGGAGTTCGGCTGGTCCCACGTCGCGCTGATACTGGACAGGTCGGATCTGTTCTCGCTGACGGTAGGAAAGAATCTGGAGTACGGCCTGCGTAAGGACGGACTCCTGAAGTTCGTGAGGGAGTTGGACGGGAACTCCGAGGACGAGTCGTATCACCTCTATCTGCGCGACGCGAGTATGTACGCCAGAA TCGTGATACTCAGCGTTCGCGGAACACTAGTCAGGAAATTTATGCTGGCCGCCCACGAATTAGGCATGACGAGAGGGGACTGGGCTTTCCTCGACGTCGAGATATTTCAC GGTTCCTACTGGGGTGATCACGACTGGGAGGTCGGGGACGAGGACGACGCTAATGCCAGGAAGGCCTACGAGGCACTGCTGAGGGTGTCTCTTCTCCAGCCGACCAGCCCGCGATTCCAGGGTTTCGCCGACAGAGTCAGGCATCGCGCGCAAACCGATTACAATTACACGTTTCTGGAGGGTGAAGAA GTGAACTTCTTCGTCGGAGCATTTTACGACGGGGTTTACTTGTTAGGAATCGCGCTGAACGAGACTCTGGCCAAGGGCGGCGATATCAGGGACGGCATATCTATAACGAGGAGAATGTGGGATCGAAACTTCATGGGTATTACGGGTCACGTCAGGATAGACGACAATGGGGATCGTGACGCGGATTACAGCATCCTTGATTTAGATCCCATTACCGGAAG GTTTGAAGTGGTCTCTCATTATTTGGGATTAAATCGAGAATACAATCCTGTGCCTGGCAAGAGGATCCACTGGCCGGGAGGAAGGGAAGGACCCCCGCCAGATATTCCGGAGTGCGGTTTTCTAGGAAATGATCCGGATTGCACATCGAGGAGAGACGCTTACACGTTTGTAGCTTACACGGGCATAGCGCTCGCCGTGTTTCTGCTCGCTGCGATTACAGCCGCGTGTCTTTTATACAG GCATTTGCGATTGTCCGCCGATCTCAATAACATGTCCTGGCGTGTAAGACCCGAGGAGTTGCTTCTGGAAGTCGGGAAACAGTTCTCGTCGAAGATAAATCTGCATCAAGCGATGTCCGACGCAAAC AATTACGGACTGGAACAGAGGATACGTCGCGGTTCGCAGATCAGTTGCGAGTCTCTGCCGCCTACGACGGTCTTCACTACTATCGGGATATACAAGGGCGAGAGAGTGGCTATAAAGAAAATCACGAAGAAGAAAGTGGTCGACGTAACAAAGAAGTTGCTCTGGGAAATCAAGCAGGTCAGAGACGTGGCATCGGAGAACACAGTgag ATTTATCGGGGCTTGCCTCTGCTCGCCGTCACCGACTGTCTTGATCCTTACCGAATACTGCCCCCGAGGATCGTTGAAGGACGTTTTAGAAAACGAGGCGATTAAGCTGGATTGGAATTTTCGGATGTCCCTAATTCACGATATCGCTAAG GGAATGTCGTATCTTCACGCCAGCGAGGTTTCAGCTCATGGAAAATTACGATCGTGCAATTGCCTGATCGACGGTCGCTTCGTATTAAAAATCTCGGACTTTGGCCTCAAAACTCTCACCACGCCCTCCGACTTGATTATGGACGAGAGCTATTACacca AATTACTTTGGATTGCCCCGGAACTTGTGCCATTGACGGTAACACCCGGAAGCGCCGCGACGCAGAAGGGCGATGTTTACAGCTTCGCGATTATCCTGGAAGAGATAGTGGTCCGCGGTGGTCCGTACGAGGTAGCCAGAACCTTTATGACGGCGCAAGAG ATCGTGAACAGGGTATCGGCATCGGAGAATCCCCCCTTGAGACCGGAAGTCGCGCCAAAGGACTGTCCGCCGGATATACTGTCGTTGATGGAGAGGTGCTGGCACGAAGTCCCCGACGAACGGCCCAGTTTCCACGCGATTCGCGGCACGATACGAGGAATCATGAA GGGATATTGCGAGAATTTGATGGACGATCTGCTACGACGGATGGAGCAGTACGCCAACAACTTGGAGGCCCTCGTTGAAGAGAAAACCGAACAGTTGAGCTTAGAGAAACGTCGCAGCGAGGAACTGCTGTATCAAGTGCTCCCGAG GCAAGTCGCCGGTCAGCTAATGGCTGGGGAGATGGTGCAACCGGAGCAGTTCGAATGCGTCACCATCTACTTCAGCGATATCGTCGGTTTCACGGCGTTATGCGCACAGAGCACGCCGATGGAAGTCGTGGACTTTCTGAACGATTTGTACAGTACCTTCGACAGTATTATCGGATTCTACGACGTTTACAAG GTGGAGACTATAGGAGACGCGTATATGGTGGCGTCGGGTCTTCCGGAGAGAAACGGTGATGAACACGCGAGGGAGATTGGACTGATGGCTCTAGCGATATTGGACGCCGTCAGATCGTTCACCATAATGCACAAGCAGAACACTCAATTGAGCGTGCGGATCGGCGTGCACAGCGGTCCGGTTTGCGCCGGGGTGGTGGGTCAGAGGATGCCGCACTATTGCCTGTTTGGCGACACCGTGAACACGGCGTCTCGAATGGAATCCTCCGGCCTTC CTTTGAGAATACACGTCTCCGAGGCGGCGAAGAATATCCTAGACAAGTTCGGGACGTTCGACCTCGAGCTCAGAGGGGAGGTGGAACTGAAGGGAAAGGGTAGGGTGATATCTTACTGGTTGACCGGTTGCTCGGAGCCTGACTCCAGGTTGGCCGTGCCGAGGTATCGCAGGCTCAGCAGCAGTCtacctgaaaataatttgaatccACTAATCTTTCCGCCCAATAACACGAACGGCCCGAAAACCAGCAACAACACCTTCATCAACTTGGCGGAATTATAA
- the LOC105203066 gene encoding atrial natriuretic peptide receptor 1 isoform X1, whose translation MFAETRLIVLSVVVASQVSWLVSVPRVDYGNPLRTYNVGVLMASHLDSPFDLERCGPAVDLALEEVNEFLKVHSVQLRKVQGSYPSCSGARAPGLAADMHFRDNVIAFIGPACAFALEPVARLAAYWNTPIITGMGDQPPSQGELSVTSGILGRIHKWKNETGIFKDKSKYPTLTRMSYCQCRLRLVFASVFKEFGWSHVALILDRSDLFSLTVGKNLEYGLRKDGLLKFVRELDGNSEDESYHLYLRDASMYARIVILSVRGTLVRKFMLAAHELGMTRGDWAFLDVEIFHGSYWGDHDWEVGDEDDANARKAYEALLRVSLLQPTSPRFQGFADRVRHRAQTDYNYTFLEGEEVNFFVGAFYDGVYLLGIALNETLAKGGDIRDGISITRRMWDRNFMGITGHVRIDDNGDRDADYSILDLDPITGRFEVVSHYLGLNREYNPVPGKRIHWPGGREGPPPDIPECGFLGNDPDCTSRRDAYTFVAYTGIALAVFLLAAITAACLLYRHLRLSADLNNMSWRVRPEELLLEVGKQFSSKINLHQAMSDANNYGLEQRIRRGSQISCESLPPTTVFTTIGIYKGERVAIKKITKKKVVDVTKKLLWEIKQVRDVASENTVRFIGACLCSPSPTVLILTEYCPRGSLKDVLENEAIKLDWNFRMSLIHDIAKGMSYLHASEVSAHGKLRSCNCLIDGRFVLKISDFGLKTLTTPSDLIMDESYYTKLLWIAPELVPLTVTPGSAATQKGDVYSFAIILEEIVVRGGPYEVARTFMTAQEIVNRVSASENPPLRPEVAPKDCPPDILSLMERCWHEVPDERPSFHAIRGTIRGIMKGYCENLMDDLLRRMEQYANNLEALVEEKTEQLSLEKRRSEELLYQVLPRQVAGQLMAGEMVQPEQFECVTIYFSDIVGFTALCAQSTPMEVVDFLNDLYSTFDSIIGFYDVYKVETIGDAYMVASGLPERNGDEHAREIGLMALAILDAVRSFTIMHKQNTQLSVRIGVHSGPVCAGVVGQRMPHYCLFGDTVNTASRMESSGLPLRIHVSEAAKNILDKFGTFDLELRGEVELKGKGRVISYWLTGCSEPDSRLAVPRYRRLSSSLPENNLNPLIFPPNNTNGPKTSNNTFINLAEL comes from the exons ATGTTCGCGGAGACGAGGTTGATCGTGCTATCGGTCGTTGTTGCTTCGCAAGTGTCGTGGCTCGTGAGTGTACCGCGCG TGGATTACGGAAATCCCCTGCGGACGTATAACGTGGGCGTTCTTATGGCATCCCATCTCGACAGCCCGTTTGATCTTGAACGATGTGGCCCAGCGGTCGATCTGGCTCTGGAAGAAGTGAATGAGTTCCTGAAGGTTCACAGCGTACAGCTGCGCAAAGTTCAAGGAAG TTATCCGTCCTGCAGCGGGGCGAGAGCACCCGGTTTAGCGGCGGACATGCACTTCCGGGACAACGTGATCGCATTCATCGGGCCGGCCTGCGCCTTCGCCCTGGAACCGGTGGCACGTCTCGCGGCCTACTGGAATACTCCAATTATCACTGGCATGGGTGATCAA CCTCCCTCGCAGGGCGAACTGTCAGTCACATCTGGCATTCTTGGAAGGATCCATAAATGGAAGAACGAAACG GGAATTTTTAAAGACAAAAGCAAGTATCCCACTTTAACGAGGATGTCGTACTGCCAGTGCCGATTGCGACTCGTCTTCGCCAGCGTGTTCAAGGAGTTCGGCTGGTCCCACGTCGCGCTGATACTGGACAGGTCGGATCTGTTCTCGCTGACGGTAGGAAAGAATCTGGAGTACGGCCTGCGTAAGGACGGACTCCTGAAGTTCGTGAGGGAGTTGGACGGGAACTCCGAGGACGAGTCGTATCACCTCTATCTGCGCGACGCGAGTATGTACGCCAGAA TCGTGATACTCAGCGTTCGCGGAACACTAGTCAGGAAATTTATGCTGGCCGCCCACGAATTAGGCATGACGAGAGGGGACTGGGCTTTCCTCGACGTCGAGATATTTCAC GGTTCCTACTGGGGTGATCACGACTGGGAGGTCGGGGACGAGGACGACGCTAATGCCAGGAAGGCCTACGAGGCACTGCTGAGGGTGTCTCTTCTCCAGCCGACCAGCCCGCGATTCCAGGGTTTCGCCGACAGAGTCAGGCATCGCGCGCAAACCGATTACAATTACACGTTTCTGGAGGGTGAAGAA GTGAACTTCTTCGTCGGAGCATTTTACGACGGGGTTTACTTGTTAGGAATCGCGCTGAACGAGACTCTGGCCAAGGGCGGCGATATCAGGGACGGCATATCTATAACGAGGAGAATGTGGGATCGAAACTTCATGGGTATTACGGGTCACGTCAGGATAGACGACAATGGGGATCGTGACGCGGATTACAGCATCCTTGATTTAGATCCCATTACCGGAAG GTTTGAAGTGGTCTCTCATTATTTGGGATTAAATCGAGAATACAATCCTGTGCCTGGCAAGAGGATCCACTGGCCGGGAGGAAGGGAAGGACCCCCGCCAGATATTCCGGAGTGCGGTTTTCTAGGAAATGATCCGGATTGCACATCGAGGAGAGACGCTTACACGTTTGTAGCTTACACGGGCATAGCGCTCGCCGTGTTTCTGCTCGCTGCGATTACAGCCGCGTGTCTTTTATACAG GCATTTGCGATTGTCCGCCGATCTCAATAACATGTCCTGGCGTGTAAGACCCGAGGAGTTGCTTCTGGAAGTCGGGAAACAGTTCTCGTCGAAGATAAATCTGCATCAAGCGATGTCCGACGCAAAC AATTACGGACTGGAACAGAGGATACGTCGCGGTTCGCAGATCAGTTGCGAGTCTCTGCCGCCTACGACGGTCTTCACTACTATCGGGATATACAAGGGCGAGAGAGTGGCTATAAAGAAAATCACGAAGAAGAAAGTGGTCGACGTAACAAAGAAGTTGCTCTGGGAAATCAAGCAGGTCAGAGACGTGGCATCGGAGAACACAGTgag ATTTATCGGGGCTTGCCTCTGCTCGCCGTCACCGACTGTCTTGATCCTTACCGAATACTGCCCCCGAGGATCGTTGAAGGACGTTTTAGAAAACGAGGCGATTAAGCTGGATTGGAATTTTCGGATGTCCCTAATTCACGATATCGCTAAG GGAATGTCGTATCTTCACGCCAGCGAGGTTTCAGCTCATGGAAAATTACGATCGTGCAATTGCCTGATCGACGGTCGCTTCGTATTAAAAATCTCGGACTTTGGCCTCAAAACTCTCACCACGCCCTCCGACTTGATTATGGACGAGAGCTATTACacca AATTACTTTGGATTGCCCCGGAACTTGTGCCATTGACGGTAACACCCGGAAGCGCCGCGACGCAGAAGGGCGATGTTTACAGCTTCGCGATTATCCTGGAAGAGATAGTGGTCCGCGGTGGTCCGTACGAGGTAGCCAGAACCTTTATGACGGCGCAAGAG ATCGTGAACAGGGTATCGGCATCGGAGAATCCCCCCTTGAGACCGGAAGTCGCGCCAAAGGACTGTCCGCCGGATATACTGTCGTTGATGGAGAGGTGCTGGCACGAAGTCCCCGACGAACGGCCCAGTTTCCACGCGATTCGCGGCACGATACGAGGAATCATGAA GGGATATTGCGAGAATTTGATGGACGATCTGCTACGACGGATGGAGCAGTACGCCAACAACTTGGAGGCCCTCGTTGAAGAGAAAACCGAACAGTTGAGCTTAGAGAAACGTCGCAGCGAGGAACTGCTGTATCAAGTGCTCCCGAG GCAAGTCGCCGGTCAGCTAATGGCTGGGGAGATGGTGCAACCGGAGCAGTTCGAATGCGTCACCATCTACTTCAGCGATATCGTCGGTTTCACGGCGTTATGCGCACAGAGCACGCCGATGGAAGTCGTGGACTTTCTGAACGATTTGTACAGTACCTTCGACAGTATTATCGGATTCTACGACGTTTACAAG GTGGAGACTATAGGAGACGCGTATATGGTGGCGTCGGGTCTTCCGGAGAGAAACGGTGATGAACACGCGAGGGAGATTGGACTGATGGCTCTAGCGATATTGGACGCCGTCAGATCGTTCACCATAATGCACAAGCAGAACACTCAATTGAGCGTGCGGATCGGCGTGCACAGCGGTCCGGTTTGCGCCGGGGTGGTGGGTCAGAGGATGCCGCACTATTGCCTGTTTGGCGACACCGTGAACACGGCGTCTCGAATGGAATCCTCCGGCCTTC CTTTGAGAATACACGTCTCCGAGGCGGCGAAGAATATCCTAGACAAGTTCGGGACGTTCGACCTCGAGCTCAGAGGGGAGGTGGAACTGAAGGGAAAGGGTAGGGTGATATCTTACTGGTTGACCGGTTGCTCGGAGCCTGACTCCAGGTTGGCCGTGCCGAGGTATCGCAGGCTCAGCAGCAGTCtacctgaaaataatttgaatccACTAATCTTTCCGCCCAATAACACGAACGGCCCGAAAACCAGCAACAACACCTTCATCAACTTGGCGGAATTATAA
- the LOC105203066 gene encoding atrial natriuretic peptide receptor 1 isoform X4: MHFRDNVIAFIGPACAFALEPVARLAAYWNTPIITGMGDQPPSQGELSVTSGILGRIHKWKNETGIFKDKSKYPTLTRMSYCQCRLRLVFASVFKEFGWSHVALILDRSDLFSLTVGKNLEYGLRKDGLLKFVRELDGNSEDESYHLYLRDASMYARIVILSVRGTLVRKFMLAAHELGMTRGDWAFLDVEIFHGSYWGDHDWEVGDEDDANARKAYEALLRVSLLQPTSPRFQGFADRVRHRAQTDYNYTFLEGEEVNFFVGAFYDGVYLLGIALNETLAKGGDIRDGISITRRMWDRNFMGITGHVRIDDNGDRDADYSILDLDPITGRFEVVSHYLGLNREYNPVPGKRIHWPGGREGPPPDIPECGFLGNDPDCTSRRDAYTFVAYTGIALAVFLLAAITAACLLYRHLRLSADLNNMSWRVRPEELLLEVGKQFSSKINLHQAMSDANNYGLEQRIRRGSQISCESLPPTTVFTTIGIYKGERVAIKKITKKKVVDVTKKLLWEIKQVRDVASENTVRFIGACLCSPSPTVLILTEYCPRGSLKDVLENEAIKLDWNFRMSLIHDIAKGMSYLHASEVSAHGKLRSCNCLIDGRFVLKISDFGLKTLTTPSDLIMDESYYTKLLWIAPELVPLTVTPGSAATQKGDVYSFAIILEEIVVRGGPYEVARTFMTAQEIVNRVSASENPPLRPEVAPKDCPPDILSLMERCWHEVPDERPSFHAIRGTIRGIMKGYCENLMDDLLRRMEQYANNLEALVEEKTEQLSLEKRRSEELLYQVLPRQVAGQLMAGEMVQPEQFECVTIYFSDIVGFTALCAQSTPMEVVDFLNDLYSTFDSIIGFYDVYKVETIGDAYMVASGLPERNGDEHAREIGLMALAILDAVRSFTIMHKQNTQLSVRIGVHSGPVCAGVVGQRMPHYCLFGDTVNTASRMESSGLPLRIHVSEAAKNILDKFGTFDLELRGEVELKGKGRVISYWLTGCSEPDSRLAVPRYRRLSSSLPENNLNPLIFPPNNTNGPKTSNNTFINLAEL, encoded by the exons ATGCACTTCCGGGACAACGTGATCGCATTCATCGGGCCGGCCTGCGCCTTCGCCCTGGAACCGGTGGCACGTCTCGCGGCCTACTGGAATACTCCAATTATCACTGGCATGGGTGATCAA CCTCCCTCGCAGGGCGAACTGTCAGTCACATCTGGCATTCTTGGAAGGATCCATAAATGGAAGAACGAAACG GGAATTTTTAAAGACAAAAGCAAGTATCCCACTTTAACGAGGATGTCGTACTGCCAGTGCCGATTGCGACTCGTCTTCGCCAGCGTGTTCAAGGAGTTCGGCTGGTCCCACGTCGCGCTGATACTGGACAGGTCGGATCTGTTCTCGCTGACGGTAGGAAAGAATCTGGAGTACGGCCTGCGTAAGGACGGACTCCTGAAGTTCGTGAGGGAGTTGGACGGGAACTCCGAGGACGAGTCGTATCACCTCTATCTGCGCGACGCGAGTATGTACGCCAGAA TCGTGATACTCAGCGTTCGCGGAACACTAGTCAGGAAATTTATGCTGGCCGCCCACGAATTAGGCATGACGAGAGGGGACTGGGCTTTCCTCGACGTCGAGATATTTCAC GGTTCCTACTGGGGTGATCACGACTGGGAGGTCGGGGACGAGGACGACGCTAATGCCAGGAAGGCCTACGAGGCACTGCTGAGGGTGTCTCTTCTCCAGCCGACCAGCCCGCGATTCCAGGGTTTCGCCGACAGAGTCAGGCATCGCGCGCAAACCGATTACAATTACACGTTTCTGGAGGGTGAAGAA GTGAACTTCTTCGTCGGAGCATTTTACGACGGGGTTTACTTGTTAGGAATCGCGCTGAACGAGACTCTGGCCAAGGGCGGCGATATCAGGGACGGCATATCTATAACGAGGAGAATGTGGGATCGAAACTTCATGGGTATTACGGGTCACGTCAGGATAGACGACAATGGGGATCGTGACGCGGATTACAGCATCCTTGATTTAGATCCCATTACCGGAAG GTTTGAAGTGGTCTCTCATTATTTGGGATTAAATCGAGAATACAATCCTGTGCCTGGCAAGAGGATCCACTGGCCGGGAGGAAGGGAAGGACCCCCGCCAGATATTCCGGAGTGCGGTTTTCTAGGAAATGATCCGGATTGCACATCGAGGAGAGACGCTTACACGTTTGTAGCTTACACGGGCATAGCGCTCGCCGTGTTTCTGCTCGCTGCGATTACAGCCGCGTGTCTTTTATACAG GCATTTGCGATTGTCCGCCGATCTCAATAACATGTCCTGGCGTGTAAGACCCGAGGAGTTGCTTCTGGAAGTCGGGAAACAGTTCTCGTCGAAGATAAATCTGCATCAAGCGATGTCCGACGCAAAC AATTACGGACTGGAACAGAGGATACGTCGCGGTTCGCAGATCAGTTGCGAGTCTCTGCCGCCTACGACGGTCTTCACTACTATCGGGATATACAAGGGCGAGAGAGTGGCTATAAAGAAAATCACGAAGAAGAAAGTGGTCGACGTAACAAAGAAGTTGCTCTGGGAAATCAAGCAGGTCAGAGACGTGGCATCGGAGAACACAGTgag ATTTATCGGGGCTTGCCTCTGCTCGCCGTCACCGACTGTCTTGATCCTTACCGAATACTGCCCCCGAGGATCGTTGAAGGACGTTTTAGAAAACGAGGCGATTAAGCTGGATTGGAATTTTCGGATGTCCCTAATTCACGATATCGCTAAG GGAATGTCGTATCTTCACGCCAGCGAGGTTTCAGCTCATGGAAAATTACGATCGTGCAATTGCCTGATCGACGGTCGCTTCGTATTAAAAATCTCGGACTTTGGCCTCAAAACTCTCACCACGCCCTCCGACTTGATTATGGACGAGAGCTATTACacca AATTACTTTGGATTGCCCCGGAACTTGTGCCATTGACGGTAACACCCGGAAGCGCCGCGACGCAGAAGGGCGATGTTTACAGCTTCGCGATTATCCTGGAAGAGATAGTGGTCCGCGGTGGTCCGTACGAGGTAGCCAGAACCTTTATGACGGCGCAAGAG ATCGTGAACAGGGTATCGGCATCGGAGAATCCCCCCTTGAGACCGGAAGTCGCGCCAAAGGACTGTCCGCCGGATATACTGTCGTTGATGGAGAGGTGCTGGCACGAAGTCCCCGACGAACGGCCCAGTTTCCACGCGATTCGCGGCACGATACGAGGAATCATGAA GGGATATTGCGAGAATTTGATGGACGATCTGCTACGACGGATGGAGCAGTACGCCAACAACTTGGAGGCCCTCGTTGAAGAGAAAACCGAACAGTTGAGCTTAGAGAAACGTCGCAGCGAGGAACTGCTGTATCAAGTGCTCCCGAG GCAAGTCGCCGGTCAGCTAATGGCTGGGGAGATGGTGCAACCGGAGCAGTTCGAATGCGTCACCATCTACTTCAGCGATATCGTCGGTTTCACGGCGTTATGCGCACAGAGCACGCCGATGGAAGTCGTGGACTTTCTGAACGATTTGTACAGTACCTTCGACAGTATTATCGGATTCTACGACGTTTACAAG GTGGAGACTATAGGAGACGCGTATATGGTGGCGTCGGGTCTTCCGGAGAGAAACGGTGATGAACACGCGAGGGAGATTGGACTGATGGCTCTAGCGATATTGGACGCCGTCAGATCGTTCACCATAATGCACAAGCAGAACACTCAATTGAGCGTGCGGATCGGCGTGCACAGCGGTCCGGTTTGCGCCGGGGTGGTGGGTCAGAGGATGCCGCACTATTGCCTGTTTGGCGACACCGTGAACACGGCGTCTCGAATGGAATCCTCCGGCCTTC CTTTGAGAATACACGTCTCCGAGGCGGCGAAGAATATCCTAGACAAGTTCGGGACGTTCGACCTCGAGCTCAGAGGGGAGGTGGAACTGAAGGGAAAGGGTAGGGTGATATCTTACTGGTTGACCGGTTGCTCGGAGCCTGACTCCAGGTTGGCCGTGCCGAGGTATCGCAGGCTCAGCAGCAGTCtacctgaaaataatttgaatccACTAATCTTTCCGCCCAATAACACGAACGGCCCGAAAACCAGCAACAACACCTTCATCAACTTGGCGGAATTATAA